The following are from one region of the Sphingobium cloacae genome:
- the tnpB gene encoding IS66 family insertion sequence element accessory protein TnpB (TnpB, as the term is used for proteins encoded by IS66 family insertion elements, is considered an accessory protein, since TnpC, encoded by a neighboring gene, is a DDE family transposase.), whose amino-acid sequence MIGPGSDAKVLIYTKPIDFRCGIDTLVAKVQHELSQDPWRGVAYIFRSKRKDRLKILWFDGTGIWLMTKRAEAAEGFAWPPAVDGSFSITAAQMAALTSGMDWRRHRAPRRVNPPKIEGFADA is encoded by the coding sequence ATGATCGGGCCGGGCAGCGACGCCAAGGTGCTGATCTACACCAAGCCGATCGATTTCCGCTGCGGCATCGACACGCTGGTGGCCAAGGTCCAGCACGAGTTGAGCCAGGATCCGTGGCGCGGAGTCGCCTATATTTTTCGTTCCAAGAGGAAGGACAGGCTGAAGATTCTGTGGTTCGACGGCACCGGCATCTGGCTGATGACCAAGCGCGCCGAGGCCGCCGAAGGATTCGCCTGGCCGCCGGCGGTCGATGGCAGTTTTTCGATCACGGCGGCGCAGATGGCAGCACTCACCTCGGGCATGGACTGGCGTCGGCACCGCGCGCCAAGGCGCGTAAATCCGCCTAAAATCGAGGGTTTCGCTGATGCGTGA
- the tnpC gene encoding IS66 family transposase — translation MEDALAAARDEVKRLNDILDQFKRHRFGQSAERLDPDQYQLVLEELEAALSRAEAGLEALIDQADATGETKRRRRNNRGALPAHLERIEQVVDIEDKQCACCGNDLHVIGEDVTERLDVVPTIFRVLVTRRPRYGCRGCDEGGVTQAPAPSFIVDQGLPTDALVAQVIVARYADHLPLYRQAQIYARQGIDLDRATLADWVGRVGWWLTPLRQHLLAELRSSVKLFADETRMPVLAPGTGKTKSGQLWAYARDDRPWGGLAPPAVVYMYAAGRGGMHPIDHLGDFAGVLQVDGYAGYNEIKRRNGVTLAFCLLHARRKFYDFREKEPVADEVLRRFSAIYKIEATLRDTSPEARFEGRQLILKPLFDNLRDYLSKNLGRFSAKGKMAEAINYMLNHWQQLTYCLLDGRVELDTNTVERSIRPIALSRRNSLFAGSDAGADNWAVLASLLETCKLSDVDPLAWLTATLTKLANGHSNKDLDSLMPWHFPKIAGRNAPS, via the coding sequence ATGGAGGACGCGCTCGCGGCCGCCCGCGATGAGGTCAAGCGCCTCAACGACATTCTCGACCAGTTCAAGCGCCACCGTTTCGGCCAGAGCGCCGAGCGGCTCGATCCCGACCAGTACCAGCTCGTGCTCGAAGAGCTCGAAGCTGCCTTGTCGCGCGCCGAGGCCGGGCTCGAAGCGCTGATCGACCAGGCTGACGCGACCGGCGAGACAAAGCGCCGCCGCCGCAACAACCGTGGAGCGCTGCCCGCCCATCTCGAGCGTATCGAGCAGGTCGTCGACATCGAAGACAAGCAGTGTGCCTGCTGCGGCAACGATCTTCATGTCATCGGCGAGGACGTCACCGAGCGCCTCGACGTCGTGCCCACCATCTTCCGCGTGCTGGTCACCCGCCGTCCGCGCTATGGCTGCCGCGGCTGCGACGAGGGCGGCGTCACCCAGGCGCCGGCGCCAAGCTTCATCGTCGATCAGGGCCTGCCCACCGACGCGCTCGTCGCCCAGGTCATCGTCGCGCGCTACGCCGATCACCTTCCGCTTTACCGGCAAGCCCAGATCTACGCCCGCCAGGGGATCGATCTCGACCGGGCAACGCTCGCCGACTGGGTCGGGCGCGTCGGATGGTGGCTGACTCCGCTCAGGCAGCATCTGCTCGCCGAGCTGCGAAGTTCGGTGAAGCTGTTCGCCGACGAGACGCGCATGCCCGTGCTGGCGCCCGGGACCGGCAAGACCAAGAGCGGCCAGCTGTGGGCCTATGCCCGCGACGATCGGCCATGGGGCGGACTCGCGCCGCCCGCCGTCGTCTACATGTACGCCGCCGGCCGCGGCGGCATGCATCCGATCGACCATCTCGGCGACTTCGCCGGGGTGCTCCAGGTGGACGGCTATGCCGGCTACAATGAGATCAAGCGCCGCAATGGCGTCACCCTCGCATTCTGCCTGCTTCACGCGCGGCGCAAGTTCTACGATTTCCGCGAAAAGGAGCCCGTTGCCGACGAGGTGCTCCGTCGCTTCTCGGCGATCTACAAGATCGAGGCGACGCTCAGGGACACCTCGCCCGAGGCGCGGTTCGAAGGGCGGCAGCTGATACTGAAGCCGCTGTTCGATAACCTGCGCGACTATCTCTCGAAGAACCTCGGCCGGTTCAGCGCCAAGGGCAAGATGGCCGAAGCGATCAACTATATGCTCAACCACTGGCAGCAGCTCACCTATTGCCTGCTCGACGGCCGCGTCGAGCTCGATACCAACACGGTCGAAAGAAGCATCCGCCCGATTGCCCTGTCGCGCCGCAACTCGTTGTTCGCCGGCAGCGATGCCGGGGCAGACAATTGGGCGGTGCTCGCCAGCCTTCTCGAAACGTGCAAACTCTCGGACGTCGATCCGCTCGCCTGGCTCACCGCCACCCTCACCAAGCTTGCCAACGGTCATAGCAACAAGGACCTCGATTCCCTCATGCCCTGGCACTTCCCCAAGATCGCCGGGCGCAACGCCCCCTCTTAA
- a CDS encoding transposase has translation MTVEQEIDGSGGVENGRRRRWTLEEKRAVVELSLDPACSMAEVAACFDVLPAQIYAWRRELREMAEDAAREDRAMFLPAVIEPTSVPAVLLEPEAANARLLPDAVVQVAMEVRGVPVMVAHGASSTLVASVIAALLRAR, from the coding sequence GTGACTGTGGAGCAAGAGATCGACGGCAGTGGCGGCGTGGAGAACGGGCGCCGACGGCGCTGGACGCTGGAAGAGAAGCGCGCGGTGGTGGAGCTGTCGCTCGATCCGGCGTGCAGCATGGCGGAGGTGGCCGCGTGTTTCGATGTCCTTCCGGCCCAGATATATGCCTGGCGCCGCGAGTTGCGCGAGATGGCGGAGGACGCGGCGCGCGAGGACAGGGCGATGTTCCTGCCGGCGGTCATCGAGCCGACATCGGTGCCGGCGGTGCTGCTCGAACCGGAGGCCGCGAACGCGCGGCTGCTGCCGGACGCGGTGGTGCAGGTCGCAATGGAAGTGCGCGGCGTGCCAGTGATGGTCGCCCACGGCGCAAGTTCGACGCTGGTCGCCTCGGTAATCGCAGCGCTGCTGAGGGCGCGATGA